From one Orcinus orca chromosome 10, mOrcOrc1.1, whole genome shotgun sequence genomic stretch:
- the C10H3orf49 gene encoding putative uncharacterized protein C3orf49 homolog isoform X1 gives MQVDDLIEAVTDKSMKLLAQRHAELQQCEFLGDEILQSSKQFQRISKRTMRKYKVKNVNLKYPLNFTPSPLNQAFFSSSTPHSVHKEVETLKDGQSIVSFS, from the exons ATGCAG GTGGATGACCTCATAGAAGCAGTGACAGATAAATCCATGAAGCTATTGGCCCAAAGACACGCTGAGCTTCAACAGTGTGAATTTCTAGGGGATGAAATCCTTCAGTCTTCCAAGCAGTTCCAGAGGATATCCAAGAGAACCATGAGGAAGTATAAAGTGAAAAAC GTTAACTTGAAATACCCTTTGAACTTTACCCCTAGTCCTCTGAACCAggcctttttctcctcctctactcCCCATTCAG TACATAAAGAAGTGGAAACACTGAAGGATGGACAGAGTATCGTCAGTTTCTCTTGA
- the THOC7 gene encoding THO complex subunit 7 homolog: MGAVTDDEVIRKRLLIDGDGAGDDRRINLLVKSFIKWCNSGSQEEGYSQYQRMLSTLSQCEFSMGKTLLVYDMNLREMENYEKIYKEIECSIAGAHEKIAECKKQILQAKRIRKNRQEYDALAKVIQRHPDRHETLKELEALGKELEHLSHIKESVEDKLELRRKQFHVLLSTIHELQQTLENDEKLSEVEEAQETSMETDPKP, from the exons ACGAAGTCATACGGAAGCGTCTCCTAATTGATGGAGATGGTGCTGGGGATGATCGGAGAATTAATCTGCTAGTGAAAAGTTTCATTAAATGGTGCAACTCTGGATCCCAGGAAGAGGG atACAGCCAGTACCAACGTATGCTGAGCACACTGTCCCAATGTGAATTTTCAATGGGCAAAACTTTGCTGGTATATGATATGAatctcagagaaatggaaaattatgaaaaaatttacaaagaaatag AATGTAGCATTGCTGGAGCACATGAAAAAATTGCTGAGTGCAAAAAGCAAATTCTTCAAGCAAAACGAATACGAAAAAATCGCCAAG aATATGATGCATTGGCAAAAGTGATCCAGCGTCATCCAGACAGGCATGAGACATTAAA ggaaCTAGAGGCTCTGGGAAAAGAATTAGAGCATCTTTCACATATTAAAGAAAGTGTTGAAGATAAG CTAGAATTGAGAAGGAAACAGTTTCACGTTCTTCTTAGTACCATCCACGAACTTCAGCAAACACTGGAAA ATGATGAAAAGCTCTCAGAGGTAGAAGAAGCTCAAGAAACAAGCATGGAAACTGATCCTAAACCATAG